A window of Candidatus Binatia bacterium contains these coding sequences:
- a CDS encoding ferredoxin: MKITIDRSKCRGVRNCASIAPNVFDIDGEFKAIVLDPHGDGDEDIMKAAKFCPVQAILLDDEESGKRIFP; the protein is encoded by the coding sequence ATGAAGATTACGATAGACAGAAGCAAGTGCCGAGGCGTCAGGAACTGCGCCTCGATCGCGCCCAACGTCTTCGACATCGACGGCGAATTCAAAGCGATCGTCCTCGATCCCCACGGCGACGGCGACGAAGATATTATGAAAGCGGCCAAGTTCTGCCCCGTCCAGGCGATCCTCCTCGACGATGAAGAAAGCGGGAAGAGAATCTTTCCCTGA